A single window of Ctenopharyngodon idella isolate HZGC_01 chromosome 24, HZGC01, whole genome shotgun sequence DNA harbors:
- the kcna1a gene encoding potassium voltage-gated channel subfamily A member 1 — protein MTVVAGDNMDETSAVPGHPQDTYPPDHDDHECCERVVINIAGLRFETQLKTLAQFPETLLGNPKKRMRYFDPLRNEYFFDRNRPSFDAILYYYQSGGRLRRPANVPLDMFSEEIKFYELGVEAMEKFREDEGFIREEERPLPEKEFQRQIWLLFEHPESSGPARGIAIVSVMVILISIVIFCLETLPELKEDPRGRSQTIGNTTFYYKPNILADPFFIIETLCIIWFSFELIVRFFACPSKAAFFKNMMNTIDIVAIIPYFITLGTELADEPDGKEGKGEQATSLAILRVIRLVRVFRIFKLSRHSKGLQILGQTLKASMRELGLLIFFLFIGVILFSSAVYFAEAEEKESYFSSIPDAFWWAVVSMTTVGYGDMVPVTIGGKIVGSLCAIAGVLTIALPVPVIVSNFNYFYHRETEGEEQAQLLNVSNPNIASDSDSSRRSSSTVSKSEYMEIDGDINNSIDNFREANLRTGNCTIPNQNCVNKSKLLTDV, from the coding sequence ATGACAGTCGTGGCTGGGGACAACATGGACGAGACCTCTGCCGTGCCGGGACATCCGCAGGACACATACCCGCCTGACCACGACGATCATGAATGCTGCGAACGAGTGGTCATCAATATAGCGGGGCTGCGCTTCGAGACCCAGCTCAAAACTCTCGCCCAGTTCCCAGAGACTCTCTTAGGTAACCCAAAGAAACGGATGCGGTATTTTGATCCCTTGAGAAACGAGTACTTCTTTGACAGAAATCGTCCGAGCTTTGACGCCATCCTCTACTACTATCAGTCCGGTGGAAGACTGAGAAGGCCGGCAAACGTCCCATTGGATATGTTCTCGGAAGAAATTAAGTTCTATGAACTTGGGGTCGAGGCGATGGAGAAGTTTCGCGAAGATGAGGGCTTCATCCGTGAGGAAGAGCGGCCCTTACCAGAGAAGGAGTTTCAACGGCAAATCTGGCTTCTGTTCGAGCATCCCGAGAGCTCGGGGCCGGCCAGAGGCATTGCTATCGTATCCGTCATGGTCATTTTAATTTCCATTGTCATTTTCTGTTTGGAGACTTTACCTGAACTGAAAGAGGACCCTAGGGGGCGTTCACAGACTATAGGCAACACCACCTTCTACTACAAACCAAACATCCTGGCTGATCCCTTTTTCATTATAGAGACCCTCTGTATCATCTGGTTTTCATTTGAATTGATAGTGCGCTTCTTTGCTTGCCCAAGCAAAGCGGCTTTCTTTAAGAATATGATGAACACCATTGACATCGTGGCCATCATCCCCTACTTCATCACGCTGGGCACAGAGTTAGCAGATGAGCCGGACGGAAAGGAGGGAAAGGGCGAGCAGGCAACATCACTGGCCATCCTCAGGGTGATCCGTCTGGTCAGGGTGTTTAGGATCTTTAAGCTATCAAGGCACTCCAAAGGCCTTCAGATTTTGGGGCAGACCCTCAAAGCTAGTATGCGAGAGCTTGGATTGCttattttcttcctcttcattGGCGTCATATTGTTCTCCAGTGCTGTGTATTTCGCAGAGGCCGAGGAAAAAGAGTCGTACTTCAGCAGCATCCCGGACGCGTTCTGGTGGGCGGTTGTGTCGATGACTACCGTAGGCTACGGGGACATGGTGCCAGTGACTATAGGGGGCAAGATCGTGGGTTCCCTGTGCGCCATCGCCGGTGTGCTGACCATCGCCCTACCCGTGCCTGTTATCGTGTCCAACTTCAACTACTTCTACCATAGAGAAACCGAAGGAGAGGAGCAGGCCCAACTCCTCAACGTGAGCAACCCGAACATCGCCTCCGATTCCGACTCTAGTCGTCGCAGCTCCTCGACCGTCAGCAAGTCCGAGTACATGGAGATAGACGGAGACATAAACAACAGCATCGACAACTTCAGAGAGGCCAACCTCAGAACTGGCAACTGCACTATCCCTAATCAGAACTGTGTGAACAAAAGTAAGCTGCTAACCGATGTCTAG